A single region of the Actinoplanes sp. SE50/110 genome encodes:
- a CDS encoding NUDIX domain-containing protein, with translation MPASDYVRNLRDRVGQELIMFPTVSAIVLNDRGEVLLHQRSDNARWHLIAGLMDPGEQPADAVVREVEEETAVQIKIERLAGVVSHDVTYLNGDQCQMVNVFFRCRATGGEAQVNDSESLAVGWFPLDALPELDSFTQRMLALALDENAPPYFAAPGEGGF, from the coding sequence ATGCCTGCCTCCGATTACGTCCGGAACCTTCGCGACCGCGTCGGCCAAGAGCTGATCATGTTCCCCACAGTGTCCGCGATCGTCCTCAACGACCGCGGCGAGGTGCTGTTGCACCAGCGCAGCGACAACGCCCGCTGGCACCTGATCGCCGGCCTGATGGACCCCGGCGAGCAACCGGCCGACGCGGTGGTCCGCGAGGTCGAGGAGGAAACCGCGGTCCAGATCAAGATCGAACGTCTGGCCGGCGTGGTCTCACACGACGTCACCTACCTCAACGGTGATCAATGCCAAATGGTCAACGTCTTCTTCCGCTGCCGCGCGACCGGTGGTGAGGCCCAGGTCAACGACAGCGAGTCGCTGGCGGTCGGTTGGTTTCCGCTGGACGCCCTCCCCGAGCTCGACAGTTTCACCCAGCGCATGCTCGCGTTGGCTCTTGACGAGAACGCGCCTCCCTATTTCGCCGCTCCCGGTGAAGGCGGTTTCTGA
- a CDS encoding sensor histidine kinase, translating to MRKRRKRATRACGPPVEPGGPPWRRRIRDAHRGWPPGATVITAVVHLGGVSNLIAHGGLYRPWDVLTTLTLMAGPLALFWRRQAPILVFTVAATATIIFATHAMPHLAYAAAAAVALYWVARQGRRQAALICGVTAWAGWVGVTVGLSGRLGLNPGVRPVAGQTCLVAVLLGLAVLLGGAARIRAENYAEQARTRAEQARAREEQERRQASEERLRIARELHDVLGHHLSLINVQAGVGLHLMDQRPEQAREALTAIKSASAEALREVRSVLGVLRTEGEAAPRQPALGLNRLGELTATAGIPVRTTITGEPRDLPAEVDRAAYRIVQEALTNVRRHAGPQPEADVAVSYLPAALYLSIRNGGPAPSPAPPGPPALPLAGDGMVGVRVSGPAPAGDDGNGVVGVRAPSSPPGGDGESGSGIVGMRARAEALGGRLEAGRPPTGGFLVTVILPTGRPEPDEPAAPDTTDNRVTTKGNR from the coding sequence ATGAGGAAGCGGCGGAAGCGGGCAACCCGGGCCTGCGGGCCGCCGGTCGAGCCCGGTGGGCCGCCCTGGCGCCGCCGCATCCGCGACGCGCACCGCGGCTGGCCACCCGGCGCCACCGTGATCACCGCGGTCGTCCACCTGGGCGGCGTCAGCAACCTGATCGCGCACGGCGGCCTCTACCGCCCCTGGGACGTCCTGACCACCCTCACGCTGATGGCCGGCCCACTCGCCCTGTTCTGGCGCCGGCAGGCCCCCATCCTGGTCTTCACGGTCGCCGCCACCGCCACGATCATCTTCGCCACCCACGCCATGCCGCACCTGGCCTATGCCGCGGCTGCCGCCGTCGCCCTCTACTGGGTGGCCCGCCAGGGCCGCCGCCAAGCCGCGCTGATCTGCGGCGTCACCGCCTGGGCCGGCTGGGTCGGCGTCACCGTCGGCCTCTCCGGCCGGCTCGGCCTCAACCCCGGCGTCCGCCCGGTCGCCGGTCAGACCTGCCTGGTCGCCGTCCTGCTCGGCCTGGCCGTCCTGCTCGGCGGCGCCGCCCGCATCCGTGCCGAGAACTACGCCGAACAGGCCCGCACCCGGGCCGAACAGGCGCGCGCCCGCGAGGAGCAGGAACGCCGCCAAGCCTCCGAAGAACGCCTGCGGATCGCCCGGGAGCTGCACGACGTCCTCGGCCACCACCTGTCCCTGATCAACGTCCAGGCCGGCGTGGGCCTGCACCTGATGGACCAGCGACCCGAACAGGCCCGCGAAGCACTCACCGCGATCAAGAGCGCCAGCGCCGAAGCCCTCCGCGAAGTCCGCTCCGTCCTCGGCGTGCTCCGCACCGAAGGCGAAGCCGCGCCCCGCCAACCCGCCCTCGGCCTCAACCGGCTCGGCGAACTCACCGCCACGGCCGGCATCCCGGTCCGCACCACCATCACCGGCGAACCGCGGGATCTGCCCGCGGAGGTCGACCGGGCCGCGTACCGCATAGTCCAGGAAGCCCTGACCAACGTCCGCCGCCATGCCGGACCGCAACCCGAAGCGGATGTCGCGGTCAGTTATCTGCCGGCCGCGCTGTATCTGTCGATCCGTAACGGCGGTCCGGCGCCGTCCCCGGCGCCTCCCGGGCCCCCGGCGTTGCCGCTGGCCGGCGATGGCATGGTGGGCGTGCGGGTCTCGGGGCCGGCGCCGGCCGGCGACGATGGGAACGGCGTCGTGGGTGTGCGGGCTCCCTCGTCGCCGCCGGGTGGTGACGGCGAGAGCGGCAGCGGCATCGTGGGCATGCGCGCCCGGGCGGAGGCGCTCGGCGGGCGCCTCGAAGCGGGACGGCCGCCGACCGGCGGCTTCCTCGTGACGGTCATCCTGCCCACCGGCCGGCCGGAACCCGACGAACCGGCGGCCCCGGACACCACCGACAACCGTGTGACCACAAAGGGGAATCGATGA
- a CDS encoding diguanylate cyclase: MDRTRLWRLWLAFAALCALFRCAGQLAGLPFHVYEIPYMIVTCGAPLAIFAGIAINRPARRSGWVVLALGQVSYAVADVIFSYNVLNNSEQAEPALSDVFYLTSYVLIGAAVLVFIRRRTPGWHLASAVDALVLALSSGLLSWVFLVGPVAFDPTISLPAKLTEAAYPVLDLVMLLLAVRLVLGSGARSVALGLLFAYLGTMFVADTGYAVLGILTAQNASEPFTGGLYATSIGLLAACTLHPSMRDFETRSQVAPPDATPARLTMLTCAVLMVPGLQFVEHQYGRDLSIPLTSSTCAVMFLLVMVRMAGLVAAQRRAADTDGLTGVCNRRHFEQVLAAECRRAARVGYRIALLMIDIDHFKKINDTYGHPGGDRVLRELAQRLATGARAGSLIARYGGEEFIALVPHITGDDLPLIAERARLAVSGLPIPVTGQTLITVTASIGAAAATGPLADPAELLRAADEALYAAKSAGRNRSVIAPEVRAPAPAA; encoded by the coding sequence ATGGATCGCACCCGGCTGTGGCGGCTCTGGCTCGCCTTCGCCGCTCTCTGCGCGCTGTTCCGCTGCGCGGGGCAGCTCGCCGGCCTGCCGTTCCACGTGTACGAGATCCCCTACATGATCGTCACCTGCGGCGCCCCGCTGGCGATCTTCGCCGGTATCGCGATCAACCGGCCGGCCCGCCGGTCCGGCTGGGTCGTGCTGGCCCTGGGACAGGTCTCGTACGCGGTGGCGGACGTCATCTTCAGCTACAACGTGTTGAACAACAGCGAACAGGCCGAGCCCGCGCTCAGCGACGTCTTCTACCTGACCAGTTACGTGCTGATCGGCGCGGCGGTGCTGGTCTTCATCCGGCGCCGCACGCCCGGCTGGCACCTGGCCAGCGCGGTCGACGCGCTCGTCCTCGCGCTGTCGAGCGGCCTGCTCAGCTGGGTCTTCCTGGTCGGGCCGGTGGCTTTCGACCCGACCATCTCGTTGCCGGCGAAGCTGACCGAGGCGGCATACCCGGTGCTGGACCTGGTGATGCTGCTGCTCGCCGTACGGCTGGTGCTCGGCTCGGGCGCCCGCAGCGTCGCCCTGGGCCTGCTCTTCGCCTACCTCGGCACCATGTTCGTGGCCGACACCGGATACGCCGTCCTGGGCATCCTCACCGCGCAGAACGCCAGCGAGCCGTTCACCGGTGGCCTCTACGCCACCTCGATCGGCCTGTTGGCGGCATGCACGCTGCATCCGTCGATGCGGGACTTCGAAACGCGCAGCCAGGTCGCGCCGCCGGACGCCACCCCTGCCCGCCTGACCATGCTGACCTGCGCCGTGCTGATGGTCCCCGGCCTGCAGTTCGTCGAGCACCAATACGGCCGCGACCTGAGCATCCCCCTCACCAGCTCCACCTGCGCCGTGATGTTTCTGCTGGTCATGGTGCGGATGGCGGGCCTGGTCGCGGCCCAGCGCCGGGCCGCCGACACCGACGGCCTGACCGGCGTGTGCAACCGCCGCCACTTCGAACAGGTCCTGGCCGCCGAATGCCGCCGCGCCGCCCGGGTCGGCTACCGGATCGCCCTCCTCATGATCGACATTGACCACTTCAAGAAGATCAACGACACCTACGGCCACCCCGGCGGCGACCGCGTCCTGCGCGAACTCGCCCAGCGCCTGGCCACCGGCGCCCGGGCCGGCTCACTGATCGCCCGCTACGGCGGCGAAGAATTCATCGCCCTCGTCCCGCACATCACCGGCGACGACCTGCCACTGATCGCCGAACGTGCCCGCCTGGCCGTCAGCGGCCTGCCCATCCCGGTCACCGGCCAGACCCTGATCACCGTCACCGCGTCGATCGGGGCGGCCGCGGCCACCGGACCGCTCGCCGACCCGGCGGAACTGCTGCGGGCGGCGGACGAGGCCCTCTACGCGGCGAAGTCGGCGGGCCGCAACCGGTCGGTGATCGCACCCGAGGTCCGCGCCCCGGCCCCGGCCGCCTGA
- a CDS encoding DUF1707 domain-containing protein: MHPEQVTPPRLRTSDSEREQIAGLLREAMTEGRLTLDEGEQRLGAAYAATFRDDLDVLVRDLPRGDRGTGATRRSMQRHLRLVVIAAGLLVALWTLSGATFFWPVFPLFFLLTGLFRHARWHRHGVPARPRF, translated from the coding sequence GTGCATCCCGAACAAGTCACCCCGCCCCGGCTGCGGACCTCCGACTCCGAGCGTGAGCAGATCGCCGGGCTGCTGCGGGAGGCGATGACGGAGGGGCGGCTCACCCTGGACGAGGGTGAGCAGCGGCTGGGCGCCGCGTATGCCGCGACGTTCCGCGACGATCTGGACGTGCTGGTCCGGGACCTGCCCCGCGGGGATCGGGGGACGGGCGCGACACGCCGGTCCATGCAGCGCCATCTCCGTCTCGTGGTGATCGCCGCCGGGCTGCTGGTGGCTCTGTGGACGCTGTCCGGCGCCACCTTCTTCTGGCCGGTCTTCCCGCTGTTCTTCCTGCTGACGGGTTTGTTCCGGCACGCCCGGTGGCACCGTCACGGCGTACCGGCGCGGCCCCGTTTCTGA
- a CDS encoding response regulator transcription factor has translation MISVVLADDQALVRAGFRALLDAEPDIRVVGEAADGVQAVTLVRATRPDVVLMDIRMPGVDGLEATRRIVADPVCADTRVVILTTFELDEYVFEALRTGASGFLVKDTEPVELLRGVRAVAAGDALLSPSVTRRVIGEFAGSGTGRRPEPPRELDQLTDREREVMALVAEGLSNDEIAARLVISPATAKTHVSRTMIKLGARDRAQLVVYAYEAGLIRPGWLA, from the coding sequence ATGATCTCGGTGGTGTTGGCCGACGACCAGGCGCTGGTCCGGGCCGGATTCCGCGCACTACTCGACGCCGAACCCGACATCCGGGTCGTCGGCGAAGCCGCCGACGGCGTCCAGGCCGTCACCCTCGTCCGAGCCACCCGACCCGACGTGGTGCTGATGGACATCCGCATGCCCGGCGTCGACGGCCTCGAAGCCACCCGGAGGATCGTCGCCGACCCGGTCTGCGCCGACACCCGGGTGGTCATCCTGACCACCTTCGAACTCGACGAATACGTCTTCGAAGCGCTCCGCACCGGCGCCTCCGGCTTCCTCGTCAAGGACACCGAACCGGTCGAACTGCTCCGCGGAGTCCGCGCCGTCGCCGCCGGCGACGCCCTGCTCTCCCCGAGCGTGACCCGCCGGGTGATCGGCGAATTCGCCGGCTCCGGCACCGGCCGCCGGCCCGAACCGCCCCGCGAACTCGACCAGCTGACCGACCGGGAACGCGAAGTGATGGCCCTGGTCGCCGAAGGCCTCTCCAACGACGAGATCGCTGCCCGCCTGGTGATCAGCCCGGCCACCGCCAAAACCCACGTCAGCCGAACGATGATCAAGCTGGGGGCGCGGGATCGGGCTCAGCTTGTCGTCTACGCCTACGAGGCGGGATTGATCCGGCCCGGCTGGCTCGCCTGA